A window of [Clostridium] innocuum genomic DNA:
CATCACCTTCTTTCTATTAGAATACCACGATATATACTGCCTATAAAGTAGTTTTCCACTTTTCCACATTGTTTTCCACATTTGGTGGAAAACTAAAAAAAAGACCGATACCTGTGATGAAATACCGGTCTTGCAGCGATTTCCTTTCCATAAGGAAAGAAAGCATCTTTCTTTCCTATTCTTTATACATTCCCATACACTGCCATACCATACGATATCCGGCTGCCAGATACTGCATGATATGGAGGCTTCACCGTACAACGTATCTGAAAGAGGAGGGACAATTGCACTGAACGGCGTCTATGTGGAATGCCTGCACCCCGTAAGGGATGAAAGAACCTAAATAATTGTTTCTTCTGTTTCCTTATCGAAGAAATGAACCTTGCTAAGATCCATAGCCAGCTCGATATCCTCATGCGGTCTTGCTTCAATGCGGGCCGCTACCTTTGCCTCCAGACGCTGTTTTCCAAAGCGTCCGTGCAGGATAAACTCATGACCGAGCAGTTCACTGACCTCAACATCGAACATGAAATGTGAGGTAGGATAGGTATCCGCAACAATGCCTTCACCATGCAGATCCTCCGGACGGATACCCATGACAACCTCTTTGCCGTCATACGGCTTCATAGCCTCGTGGAACATATCCGGCATTTCGATGCGCTGATCGTTACAGATAAACGCATTTCCCTGATAGGTTCCCTGCAGGAAGTTGGTCGCAGGTGCCCCCAGGAATCCTGCAACAAACATATTCTTCGGATTGTTGTAAATTTCCTTTGGTGTACCGATCTGCTGGATATAACCGGCCTTCATCACAACAATGCGATCCGCCATGGTCATCGCCTCTGTCTGATCATGAGTTACATAAATCGTTGTCGCATTGATGCGCTCATGCAGCTTGATGATTTCACTTCTCATCTGTACACGCAGCTTCGCATCCAGATTTGACAGTGGTTCATCCATCAGGAAAACCTTCGCATTGCGGACGATGGCACGCCCCAGCGCAACACGCTGACGCTGACCGCCGGATAATGCTTTCGGCTTACGATCCAGATAGTCTTCAATTTCCAGTATACGGGCAGCTTCCCGTACACGCTTGTCGATCTCTTCCTTCGGCGTCTTTTTCAGCTTCAGACCAAACGCCATATTATCATAAACACTCATATGCGGATACAATGCGTAGGACTGGAAGACCATGGCAATGTCACGATCCTTTGGTTCTACATCATTCATCAGCTTGCCATCGATATAAAATTCCCCGGCGGAGATATCCTCCAGTCCTGCAATCATACGCAGAGTTGTTGATTTTCCACATCCGGACGGACCTACGAATACAATGAACTCCTTATCCTTGATTTCCAGATTGAAATCAAAAACGGCCTGTACATTATTATCATAGATCTTATCTATATGTCTTAATGATAAATCTGCCATTTTACTTCCTCCTTCTTATTTGTACTTTCGATTGTATACATACAGCTCTGCGAGCAGTCCGGCCAGTCCGGCAATCTCCAATCCCAGATTTCCCAAACCAACGGTTTTCTGTCCGATGACGATCATGCCAAGGAACACAAAGAACAAAACTGCCATGATGATATTCTTCACAATATTGGTTTCCATTATTTCATCACCATCCATCGTATTTCCCCAGGCTGCAGTGTGACATGTTTGCAGTTACCTTCTCCGTCATACACACCACTTTCCTGGATTTCATTTGTATTATTCAAAATCGCATACTGCTTTGACTGCGGATATGCGTGAACCTCACAATACAGGTTGTCCGCATACCATTTCTTGAAGGCTTCCTCCTTGCATGCCGCATAATAGAGGGCACGCAGCAGGATTCTCGTATTCTGGGTGCTGTATGGAAGTCCTGCAATATATACACAGCGTCCTTTTCCATACGCATGGGCTGCCATGTTCACTTCGCCATCGTTATATGCGATGATTTCCGTATCCTCATACAGCGCATAGATATTCTTCATTCCTTCACCGAAATCCAGCGGCTCCACAACATCCTCTGTTATGAAATGCCTGTCCTGCGGTGTATGGAAATATTTATCTGTATGCAGTGTGAAGCCAAGCTCCTTATCCACACCGAATGCATCTGCCATCTGGAAGAAACGCCCGCCATGCTCACAGGCTGTCGGCTCTCCGATTCCTACAAGGCCATGTCCGCTGTATACCCATGCACGCAGCATGCTCACCAGCTTCTCATTTTTCCATATATCACCCCCGGAGAATGCCGTATGCGCATCTCCGGCATTGATGATGACATCAATATCCGCAGGAATACCATTTTCCAGCAGCTCATCAAAGCTGATAAAGACAACATCCACACTGGCTCCACTCAAGGATTCCAGCATCCCGTTATAGGAGTAAATCTGTTTGCAGTACAAACCATGCGCCACCATATAGGCATGCCAGCTGCGTAAGGCTCCCCAGTGATTGAGTATGGCCACCTTCAGCCCGCAGTATGGTGTCTGATCATGTACGATATCGTAAATCTGACGGAATTCCTCACATACCTTTTCAATATATTCTACGAATTTCGGGAACTTATAGGCAAGGCTTGGATATCCGCCATAACCGATACGGTCAATCGGCTTGCGCATGATGGCGCGTCTGGCACTCAGCCAGTTATCCACCGCTTCAATTACCGGATCATTTCCTTCATGAAAGGTATCCGGAAAGAAATACGGAAGGAATCGCCCTTCATGATATTTCACACCGGGAATATCGGAAATCAGACGAAGGGTTGCACCGCCGCCGACACTTCCGACCACAGCATCCAGTCCGATGGAAGAAAAGTATTTACCATACGGCTCGGTACCGATCCAGTTATCACCGAGAAACATCATTGCTTCCTTACCCGCTTCATGTACCAGATCCACCAGCTCTTTAGCCTTACCGCTTACAAAGCGCTGTGTAAAATCAATATACTCCTGATATTCCTTTGTCGGAACACAGAA
This region includes:
- the ugpC gene encoding sn-glycerol-3-phosphate ABC transporter ATP-binding protein UgpC gives rise to the protein MADLSLRHIDKIYDNNVQAVFDFNLEIKDKEFIVFVGPSGCGKSTTLRMIAGLEDISAGEFYIDGKLMNDVEPKDRDIAMVFQSYALYPHMSVYDNMAFGLKLKKTPKEEIDKRVREAARILEIEDYLDRKPKALSGGQRQRVALGRAIVRNAKVFLMDEPLSNLDAKLRVQMRSEIIKLHERINATTIYVTHDQTEAMTMADRIVVMKAGYIQQIGTPKEIYNNPKNMFVAGFLGAPATNFLQGTYQGNAFICNDQRIEMPDMFHEAMKPYDGKEVVMGIRPEDLHGEGIVADTYPTSHFMFDVEVSELLGHEFILHGRFGKQRLEAKVAARIEARPHEDIELAMDLSKVHFFDKETEETII
- the gnpA gene encoding 1,3-beta-galactosyl-N-acetylhexosamine phosphorylase, with protein sequence MKKTFGRVTLPGESNFLEETKDLLERWGADAIRDSDGTKLDEGIRNLDAKIYTTYFVARGHNEFAEQHMEECQQIYLMSAHTLATEDDVCIAFAKEYFDQQVTPDYDHDPKQWWEVIDRTSGTVISADDWELDQKQHTVIVHHAQPFHEYTVSFLAYILWDPTQMYNHITNDWGDKPHEIPFDVRKPFSSGYVVEYLKHWLQEEENKRCDIVRFTTFFYHFTLIFNNYAKEKFVDWCGYGASVSTEAILAFEQEKGYRLRPEVFIQNGYYNSTFCVPTKEYQEYIDFTQRFVSGKAKELVDLVHEAGKEAMMFLGDNWIGTEPYGKYFSSIGLDAVVGSVGGGATLRLISDIPGVKYHEGRFLPYFFPDTFHEGNDPVIEAVDNWLSARRAIMRKPIDRIGYGGYPSLAYKFPKFVEYIEKVCEEFRQIYDIVHDQTPYCGLKVAILNHWGALRSWHAYMVAHGLYCKQIYSYNGMLESLSGASVDVVFISFDELLENGIPADIDVIINAGDAHTAFSGGDIWKNEKLVSMLRAWVYSGHGLVGIGEPTACEHGGRFFQMADAFGVDKELGFTLHTDKYFHTPQDRHFITEDVVEPLDFGEGMKNIYALYEDTEIIAYNDGEVNMAAHAYGKGRCVYIAGLPYSTQNTRILLRALYYAACKEEAFKKWYADNLYCEVHAYPQSKQYAILNNTNEIQESGVYDGEGNCKHVTLQPGEIRWMVMK